In a single window of the Streptomyces sp. HUAS ZL42 genome:
- a CDS encoding glycerophosphodiester phosphodiesterase yields MNFLTIGHRGVMGVEPENTLRSFVAAQQAGLDVIELDLHLSKDGALVVMHDTEVDRTTDGTGPIAEKTLAELRALDAGRGERIPVFEEVLDAVRAPLQAEIKDVAAARALAEVMEKRDLVSRVEVSSFHDEAIAEIARLVPGVRTALIGSRYGTDIVERAVAAGAGSLCLNIRRLTLEVVEAAREERLRIIGWVVNTQDHLRLVRALELDGATTDYPEIKRTGRFTA; encoded by the coding sequence TTGAACTTCCTTACCATCGGTCACCGCGGAGTGATGGGTGTCGAACCCGAGAACACCCTCCGTTCCTTCGTCGCCGCCCAGCAGGCCGGCCTCGACGTCATCGAACTCGATCTGCACCTGAGCAAGGACGGCGCCCTCGTCGTCATGCACGACACCGAAGTGGACCGCACGACCGACGGGACGGGCCCGATCGCCGAGAAGACCCTCGCCGAACTGCGCGCCCTGGACGCGGGCCGCGGGGAGCGGATCCCGGTCTTCGAGGAGGTCCTGGACGCGGTGCGGGCACCGCTGCAGGCGGAGATCAAGGACGTGGCGGCGGCGCGGGCACTCGCCGAGGTCATGGAGAAGCGGGACCTCGTCTCCCGGGTGGAGGTGTCGTCCTTCCACGACGAGGCGATCGCGGAGATCGCCCGGCTCGTCCCCGGTGTGCGGACCGCGCTGATCGGCAGCCGCTACGGCACCGACATCGTCGAGCGGGCCGTCGCGGCCGGAGCGGGCAGCCTCTGCCTGAACATCCGCCGCCTCACCCTCGAGGTCGTCGAGGCCGCCCGCGAGGAGCGCCTGCGGATCATCGGCTGGGTGGTGAACACGCAGGACCACCTGCGGCTCGTCCGCGCCCTGGAGCTGGACGGCGCGACCACCGACTACCCGGAGATCAAGCGCACCGGCCGCTTCACCGCCTGA
- a CDS encoding DUF6421 family protein, whose protein sequence is MTEILVQAASGEQVSPATRVVDHPAWPVLKDAVEQIRPWQSKDGSIGFEAEGAPDPADAERAVRRVVHAVEELSPLLPHDADYHAALVKDLHRWADGGFKVPDFLDSLLAFQPAAGRADGLQHLVVFPMYTQNGNPDRNLEAVVLRMVWPDWLAELERTRYDNPLFCGIKFEDFTAGYDTNSAVLFPETIAVREAPERFSWGGIFCDREAARFRRVTAATVDILGMELPQDVAAMVHDQKRCEEAFVLWDMVHDRTHSHGDLPFDPFMIKQRQPFWMYGLEELRCDLTAFKEAVKLEADGVPQARDVQYAVLFDRMFRFPVTGERVRNYDGLGGQLLFAYLHKHDVVRWTDNKLFIDWQRAPQVTNQLCADIEKLYRDGIDRPKLVHWFAGYELVSTYLAPHPGSVWAKGPDALDLSRPPRKLVDDVLPDEFPLSMFYEALSKKLKNVIASTRGITADSAERVAA, encoded by the coding sequence ATGACGGAAATTCTTGTGCAGGCGGCTTCGGGGGAGCAGGTTTCTCCCGCGACCAGGGTGGTGGATCATCCGGCGTGGCCCGTGCTCAAGGATGCCGTGGAGCAGATCCGGCCATGGCAGTCGAAGGACGGATCGATCGGCTTCGAGGCCGAGGGCGCCCCGGACCCCGCCGACGCGGAACGCGCCGTGCGCCGTGTCGTGCACGCGGTCGAGGAGCTGTCCCCGCTGCTCCCGCACGACGCCGACTATCACGCGGCCCTCGTCAAGGACCTGCACCGCTGGGCCGACGGCGGTTTCAAGGTGCCCGACTTCCTCGACTCGCTGCTGGCCTTCCAGCCCGCCGCGGGCCGCGCGGACGGCCTGCAGCACCTGGTCGTCTTCCCGATGTACACGCAGAACGGCAACCCCGACCGCAACCTCGAGGCCGTCGTGCTGCGCATGGTGTGGCCGGACTGGCTGGCCGAGCTGGAGCGCACCCGCTACGACAACCCGCTGTTCTGCGGAATCAAGTTCGAGGACTTCACGGCCGGCTACGACACCAACTCCGCTGTCCTCTTCCCGGAGACCATAGCCGTGCGCGAGGCGCCGGAGCGGTTCAGCTGGGGCGGCATCTTCTGCGACCGCGAGGCCGCTCGCTTCCGCCGGGTGACCGCGGCCACCGTCGACATCCTGGGCATGGAGCTGCCCCAGGACGTCGCAGCGATGGTCCACGACCAGAAGCGCTGCGAGGAGGCCTTCGTCCTGTGGGACATGGTCCACGACCGCACCCACAGCCACGGCGACCTGCCCTTCGACCCGTTCATGATCAAGCAGCGCCAGCCGTTCTGGATGTACGGCCTCGAGGAGCTGCGCTGCGACCTCACCGCCTTCAAGGAGGCCGTGAAGCTGGAGGCCGACGGCGTCCCACAGGCCCGTGACGTGCAGTACGCGGTGCTGTTCGACCGCATGTTCCGCTTCCCGGTCACCGGCGAGCGCGTGCGCAACTACGACGGTCTGGGCGGCCAGCTCCTCTTCGCCTACCTGCACAAGCACGACGTCGTCCGCTGGACCGACAACAAGCTGTTCATCGACTGGCAGCGCGCCCCGCAGGTCACCAACCAGCTGTGCGCCGACATCGAGAAGCTCTACCGCGACGGCATCGACCGTCCCAAGCTGGTGCACTGGTTCGCCGGATACGAGCTGGTCTCCACCTACCTCGCCCCGCACCCCGGCTCCGTGTGGGCCAAGGGTCCCGACGCCCTGGACCTGAGCCGGCCGCCGCGGAAGCTCGTCGATGACGTGCTTCCGGACGAGTTTCCCCTGAGCATGTTCTATGAGGCGCTGTCCAAGAAGCTGAAGAACGTGATCGCCTCCACCAGGGGCATCACGGCGGACAGCGCCGAGCGGGTGGCCGCGTGA
- a CDS encoding SDR family NAD(P)-dependent oxidoreductase: MAGNGALSGAVIAVAGAGGPAGRATLLRLAEEGATVVAADNDPERLAEAVDAARYASGGATVTGEPVDLLELQSTRDWATHIEKDFGRVDGLVHLVGGWRGSETFTKTSLDDWDFLELLLVRTVQNTSLAFHEALQNSDRGRYVLISAAGASRPTAGNAAYAAAKAAAEAWTLAMADFFRKAGGRQELTSAAVILVVKALVHDAMRAERPNAKFAGFTDVKDLAEAIAGLWEKPAAEVNGNRLWLTE, translated from the coding sequence ATGGCGGGGAACGGAGCTCTAAGCGGTGCGGTGATCGCGGTGGCAGGGGCGGGTGGGCCCGCCGGCCGGGCGACACTGCTGCGGCTGGCCGAGGAGGGGGCGACCGTCGTCGCCGCGGACAACGATCCCGAGCGGCTCGCGGAGGCCGTGGACGCGGCCCGATACGCGTCGGGCGGTGCCACCGTCACCGGCGAGCCCGTCGACCTGCTCGAGCTGCAGTCCACCCGTGACTGGGCCACCCACATCGAGAAGGACTTCGGCCGCGTCGACGGGCTTGTGCATCTCGTCGGCGGCTGGCGTGGCAGCGAGACCTTCACCAAGACGAGCCTGGACGACTGGGACTTCCTCGAGCTGCTGCTCGTCCGCACCGTGCAGAACACCTCCCTCGCCTTCCACGAGGCGCTGCAGAACAGCGACCGCGGCCGGTACGTGCTCATCAGCGCCGCGGGCGCGAGCAGGCCCACCGCGGGCAACGCCGCCTACGCCGCGGCCAAGGCCGCCGCCGAGGCGTGGACACTGGCCATGGCGGACTTCTTCCGCAAGGCGGGGGGCCGGCAGGAGCTGACGTCCGCTGCTGTGATCCTTGTGGTGAAGGCGTTGGTGCACGACGCGATGCGCGCCGAGCGACCCAACGCGAAGTTCGCGGGCTTCACGGACGTCAAGGACCTGGCCGAGGCCATCGCCGGGCTCTGGGAGAAGCCCGCCGCGGAAGTGAACGGAAATCGTCTGTGGCTGACCGAGTAG
- a CDS encoding low specificity L-threonine aldolase has translation MNPPKTDARRHHDPEVRGFASDNYAGAHPEVLAALALANGGHQVSYGEDAYTENLQRIIRSHFGATAEAFPVFNGTGANVVALQAVTDRWGAVICAESAHINVDECGAPERMGGLKLLTVPTPDGKLTPELIDRQAYGWDDEHRAMPQVVSITQSTELGTLYTPDEIRAICDHAHAHGMRVHLDGSRIANAAASLNVPMRTFTDAVGVDILSLGGTKNGALFGEAVVVINQDAVSHMKHLRKLSMQLASKMRFVSVQLEALLAKDLWLRNARHANEMAQRLAEGVRAVHGVEILYPVQANGVFARLPHDASERLQKRFRFYFWDEAAGVVRWMCSFDTAEEDVDAFVAALKEEMAR, from the coding sequence GTGAATCCCCCGAAGACCGACGCGCGTCGCCATCACGACCCGGAGGTCCGAGGTTTCGCCAGTGACAACTACGCCGGGGCGCACCCGGAGGTGCTCGCCGCCCTGGCCCTGGCCAACGGCGGGCACCAGGTGTCCTACGGCGAGGACGCGTACACCGAGAACCTCCAGCGGATCATCCGCAGCCACTTCGGGGCCACGGCGGAGGCGTTCCCGGTCTTCAACGGCACCGGCGCGAACGTCGTCGCGCTCCAGGCGGTCACCGACCGCTGGGGCGCGGTGATCTGTGCCGAGAGCGCGCACATCAACGTCGACGAGTGCGGCGCGCCGGAGCGCATGGGCGGCCTCAAGCTGCTGACCGTCCCCACGCCCGACGGCAAGCTCACCCCCGAGCTGATCGACCGGCAGGCGTACGGCTGGGACGACGAGCACCGCGCGATGCCGCAGGTCGTCTCGATCACCCAGAGCACGGAACTCGGCACCCTCTACACGCCCGACGAGATCCGAGCGATTTGCGACCACGCCCACGCGCACGGGATGAGGGTGCACCTGGACGGCTCCCGGATAGCCAACGCCGCCGCATCCCTGAACGTCCCGATGCGGACCTTCACCGACGCGGTCGGCGTCGACATCCTCTCCCTCGGCGGCACGAAGAACGGCGCGCTCTTCGGCGAGGCGGTCGTGGTCATCAACCAGGACGCCGTCAGCCACATGAAGCACCTGCGCAAGCTGTCCATGCAGCTCGCGTCCAAGATGCGGTTCGTTTCGGTGCAGCTGGAGGCGCTGCTCGCCAAGGACCTGTGGCTGCGCAACGCCCGCCACGCCAACGAGATGGCGCAGCGGCTCGCGGAGGGAGTGCGGGCGGTGCACGGCGTGGAGATTCTCTACCCGGTGCAGGCCAACGGGGTCTTCGCCCGGCTCCCGCACGACGCGAGCGAGCGGCTGCAGAAGCGGTTCCGGTTCTACTTCTGGGACGAGGCCGCGGGAGTCGTCCGCTGGATGTGCTCCTTCGACACGGCAGAGGAGGACGTGGACGCGTTCGTGGCAGCGCTCAAGGAGGAGATGGCGCGCTAG
- a CDS encoding transglutaminase family protein, whose translation MELIQENPDLSAYLAADDVIDHHHPLVRETAERLAKGAQDSYAYARLAFDYVRDTIPHSQDSGDPRVTWRASDVLEQGTGICYAKSHALAALLRAEDIPTALCYQKLDVVHGLVAVRFNGAWHRQDPRGNKPGVDARFSLAGERLAFVPDPGSNEMDYPVLYAEPHPAVLSALKAAPDRSYLWKTLPSAL comes from the coding sequence ATGGAGCTGATCCAGGAGAACCCCGATCTGTCCGCCTACTTGGCTGCTGACGACGTCATCGACCATCACCATCCGCTGGTGAGGGAGACGGCGGAGCGTCTTGCCAAGGGCGCGCAGGACTCGTATGCCTATGCGCGACTGGCGTTCGACTACGTGCGCGACACCATCCCCCACTCACAGGACTCCGGTGATCCGCGCGTCACCTGGCGCGCGTCCGACGTGCTGGAGCAGGGGACGGGCATCTGCTACGCGAAGTCCCATGCCCTGGCGGCTCTGCTGCGGGCCGAGGACATCCCGACCGCGTTGTGCTACCAGAAGCTCGACGTCGTCCACGGACTGGTCGCGGTGCGGTTCAACGGGGCCTGGCACCGGCAGGATCCGCGCGGCAACAAACCGGGTGTGGACGCCCGGTTCTCCCTCGCCGGCGAGCGGCTGGCCTTCGTGCCCGACCCTGGGTCCAATGAGATGGACTACCCGGTCCTGTATGCTGAACCGCATCCGGCTGTCCTGAGCGCGCTGAAGGCCGCCCCCGACCGGTCGTATCTCTGGAAGACCCTCCCGAGCGCACTCTGA
- a CDS encoding B3/4 domain-containing protein — protein sequence MTLSLTVSDEVRALAPGFTHVVVQAHGLVNGPSTDASSALLDEAARRLAVRLEGRAPHEDPHMAAWREVYTAFGSKPSRTRNSAEALAKRALSEAGLPRINMLVDLYNAISVAHLIPVGGEDIDRIQGDMRLVRATGDEDFVTVAGGEEVVEHPDTGEVVWRDDAGVTCRRWNWRQGPRTRLTEETVAAVFLLEAVAPMPAADVETAAAELAELLEKFSPEARITVRSQALGPVRRIKLREGGGA from the coding sequence ATGACCCTCTCCCTGACCGTCTCCGACGAGGTGCGCGCCCTCGCGCCCGGCTTCACCCACGTCGTGGTGCAGGCGCACGGACTCGTCAACGGGCCCAGCACCGACGCCAGTTCGGCGCTCCTCGACGAAGCCGCCCGACGTCTCGCCGTACGGCTGGAGGGGCGCGCACCGCACGAGGACCCGCACATGGCCGCCTGGCGCGAGGTCTACACGGCGTTCGGCTCGAAGCCGTCCCGCACCCGCAACTCGGCGGAGGCACTGGCCAAGCGCGCCCTCTCGGAGGCGGGGCTGCCGCGCATCAACATGCTGGTCGATCTCTACAACGCCATCAGCGTCGCCCACCTGATCCCGGTCGGCGGCGAGGACATCGACCGCATCCAGGGCGACATGCGGCTCGTCCGCGCCACCGGCGACGAGGACTTCGTGACCGTCGCCGGCGGCGAGGAGGTCGTCGAGCACCCCGACACCGGCGAGGTGGTGTGGCGGGACGACGCGGGCGTGACCTGCCGGCGCTGGAACTGGCGCCAGGGCCCGCGCACCCGCCTCACCGAGGAAACGGTCGCGGCGGTCTTCCTGCTGGAGGCAGTGGCCCCGATGCCGGCCGCCGATGTCGAGACGGCGGCGGCCGAACTCGCCGAGCTTTTGGAGAAGTTCAGCCCGGAAGCACGGATCACGGTTCGGAGCCAGGCCCTTGGGCCTGTCCGGCGGATCAAGTTGCGGGAAGGCGGCGGCGCCTGA
- a CDS encoding lysophospholipid acyltransferase family protein — protein MAELVYRPVVGLALTLFKAWDLKIDCKGSENIPRSGGAVLVSNHISYLDFIFDGLAALPQKRLVRFMAKESVFRHRISGPLMRGMKHIPVDRKQGEAAYQHALDSLKSGEIVGVFPEATISQSFTLKSFKSGAARLAQEAGVPLVPMAVWGTQRLWTKGHPRNFKRSHIPITIRVGEAIEASKDKYAGAITRQLRERVQELLEAAQRAYPVRPKDANDTWWMPAHLGGTAPTPEQVREAEAR, from the coding sequence ATGGCCGAACTCGTCTACCGTCCCGTCGTCGGTCTCGCCCTCACATTGTTCAAGGCGTGGGACCTCAAGATCGACTGCAAGGGTTCGGAGAACATCCCGCGCTCGGGCGGCGCCGTGCTGGTGAGCAATCACATCAGCTACCTGGACTTCATCTTCGACGGCCTGGCGGCGCTTCCGCAGAAGCGTCTCGTTCGCTTCATGGCGAAGGAGTCCGTCTTCCGGCACCGGATCTCCGGCCCGCTGATGCGCGGGATGAAGCACATCCCGGTGGACCGCAAGCAGGGTGAGGCGGCCTACCAGCACGCGCTGGACTCGCTGAAGTCCGGCGAGATCGTCGGGGTCTTCCCCGAGGCCACCATCTCCCAGTCGTTCACCCTGAAGAGCTTCAAGTCGGGCGCCGCCCGACTGGCCCAGGAGGCGGGCGTCCCGCTGGTCCCGATGGCCGTGTGGGGCACTCAGCGACTGTGGACCAAGGGCCATCCGCGCAATTTCAAGCGCAGCCACATCCCGATCACGATCCGCGTGGGCGAGGCGATCGAGGCGTCCAAGGACAAGTACGCGGGCGCGATCACCCGCCAGTTGCGCGAGCGCGTCCAGGAACTCCTGGAGGCCGCCCAGCGCGCCTACCCCGTGCGTCCCAAGGACGCGAACGACACATGGTGGATGCCGGCCCACCTGGGGGGTACGGCGCCCACGCCGGAGCAGGTGCGGGAGGCCGAGGCCCGCTAA
- a CDS encoding DUF4395 domain-containing protein, producing MDIDVRGPRFGAAVTTVVLAVVLVTGSAWLLAWQTLAFALGAAGGVGRSPYGWLFRRAVRPRIGQPTEFEAPEPPRFAQAVGLLFAGVGLAGLTLGPQWLGLAATGAALAAAFLNAAFGYCLGCEMYLLVRRVTVRAE from the coding sequence ATGGACATCGATGTGAGGGGGCCGCGCTTCGGGGCGGCCGTGACGACCGTCGTGCTGGCGGTCGTACTGGTCACCGGGAGCGCCTGGCTGCTGGCCTGGCAGACCCTGGCGTTCGCGCTGGGCGCGGCGGGAGGGGTGGGCCGTTCGCCGTACGGATGGCTGTTCCGCAGGGCCGTACGGCCGCGGATCGGGCAGCCGACCGAGTTCGAGGCGCCGGAACCGCCGCGTTTCGCGCAGGCGGTGGGGCTCCTGTTCGCGGGCGTGGGGCTGGCCGGTCTCACGCTGGGACCGCAGTGGCTGGGACTCGCCGCGACGGGCGCGGCGTTGGCGGCCGCCTTCCTCAACGCGGCGTTCGGGTACTGCCTGGGGTGCGAGATGTACCTGCTCGTACGGCGGGTGACGGTGCGCGCGGAGTGA
- a CDS encoding TlpA family protein disulfide reductase, giving the protein MTGIVVCVAVLVAASAFGVLQRRRSGRVRVRGRDDGKRLGVAELGEDLGARATLVQFSSAFCAPCRATRRVLGEVAGMVPGVAHIEIDAEARLDLVRALGILKTPTVLVLDADGRVVRRATGQPRKADVVAALGEAV; this is encoded by the coding sequence ATGACCGGAATCGTGGTGTGCGTGGCGGTGCTCGTGGCGGCGAGCGCCTTCGGAGTGCTGCAGCGGCGGCGGAGCGGGAGAGTGCGGGTGCGCGGGCGCGACGACGGGAAACGGCTCGGGGTGGCCGAGTTGGGCGAGGACCTCGGTGCGCGCGCGACCCTCGTGCAGTTCTCCTCCGCCTTCTGCGCGCCCTGCCGGGCGACCCGCCGGGTGCTCGGAGAGGTGGCCGGCATGGTCCCCGGAGTCGCCCACATCGAGATCGACGCCGAGGCCCGGCTGGACCTCGTCCGTGCGCTCGGCATCCTCAAGACGCCGACCGTGCTGGTCCTGGACGCCGACGGAAGGGTCGTGCGGCGCGCCACCGGCCAGCCGCGCAAGGCGGACGTCGTGGCGGCGCTGGGGGAGGCGGTTTGA
- a CDS encoding flavin reductase family protein, with product MTATPDLRTPQLASPDLLRSVFRRHAAGVAVITANGAEGPVGFTATSLASVSAEPPMLSFGIGLGSSSWPAISRADHVGVHILAEHQRELAATFARSGADRFGAATAWREGPEGVPVLDDVLAWVVCRVVARVPAGDHRIVLGEVVLGDPTRAGRPLLYHQGRFTALRD from the coding sequence ATGACGGCCACGCCCGACCTCCGCACCCCTCAGCTCGCCTCTCCCGACCTGCTGCGCTCCGTCTTCCGCCGGCACGCGGCGGGAGTCGCCGTGATCACCGCGAACGGCGCCGAGGGGCCGGTCGGCTTCACCGCCACCTCTCTCGCCTCGGTCTCCGCCGAGCCCCCGATGCTCTCCTTCGGTATCGGCCTCGGCTCCTCCAGTTGGCCGGCGATATCGCGGGCCGACCATGTCGGCGTGCACATACTCGCCGAGCACCAGCGGGAGCTGGCCGCCACGTTCGCCCGCAGCGGCGCCGACCGCTTCGGCGCCGCCACCGCCTGGCGCGAGGGCCCCGAGGGCGTGCCCGTCCTCGACGACGTGCTCGCCTGGGTGGTGTGCCGGGTCGTCGCGCGTGTGCCGGCCGGAGACCATCGCATCGTGCTCGGCGAGGTCGTCCTCGGTGACCCGACGCGCGCAGGGCGCCCCCTGCTGTACCACCAAGGCCGGTTCACTGCTCTGCGGGATTGA
- a CDS encoding electron transfer flavoprotein subunit beta, with the protein MSLRIVVTVKYVPDATGDRHFADDLTVDRDDVDGLLSELDEYAVEQALQISENSDDDVEITVLTVGPEDAKDALRKALSMGADKAIHVEDDDLHGTDAIGTSLVLAKAIEKAGFDLVVSGMASTDGTMGVVPALLAERLGVPQVTLLSEVSVEDGTVKGRRDGDAASEQLEASLPAVVSVTDQSGEARYPSFKGIMAAKKKPVQSWDLSDLEIDAEEVGLDGAWTKVEAAAARPARTAGTIVKDEGEGGKQLADFLAGQKFI; encoded by the coding sequence GTGAGCTTGAGGATCGTTGTCACTGTGAAGTACGTGCCCGACGCCACTGGCGACCGGCACTTCGCCGATGACCTGACCGTCGACCGGGACGACGTGGACGGTCTGCTCTCCGAGCTCGACGAGTACGCCGTCGAGCAGGCGCTGCAGATCTCCGAGAACTCCGACGACGACGTGGAGATCACCGTTTTGACGGTGGGTCCGGAGGACGCCAAGGACGCCCTGCGCAAGGCGCTGTCCATGGGCGCGGACAAAGCCATCCACGTCGAGGACGACGACCTGCACGGCACCGACGCCATCGGCACCTCGCTGGTGCTGGCCAAGGCGATCGAGAAGGCCGGCTTCGACCTGGTGGTCTCCGGCATGGCCTCCACCGACGGCACCATGGGTGTCGTACCGGCCCTGCTGGCCGAGCGTCTGGGCGTGCCGCAGGTGACCCTGCTGTCCGAGGTCTCCGTCGAGGACGGCACGGTCAAGGGTCGCCGTGACGGCGACGCCGCCTCCGAGCAGCTCGAGGCCTCCCTGCCGGCCGTCGTGTCCGTCACCGACCAGTCGGGCGAGGCGCGTTACCCGTCCTTCAAGGGCATCATGGCCGCCAAGAAGAAGCCGGTTCAGTCCTGGGACCTGTCCGACCTGGAGATCGACGCCGAGGAGGTCGGTCTCGACGGCGCCTGGACCAAGGTCGAGGCCGCGGCCGCGCGTCCGGCCCGCACCGCCGGCACGATCGTCAAGGACGAGGGCGAGGGCGGCAAGCAGCTCGCCGATTTCCTCGCGGGCCAGAAGTTCATCTGA
- a CDS encoding electron transfer flavoprotein subunit alpha/FixB family protein, with protein MAEVLVYVDHVDGAVRKPTLELLTLARRIGEPVALALGAGAENTAAALAEHGAVKVLTHDASEYADYLVVPKVDALQAAVEAVSPAAVLVPSSAEGKEIAARLALRIGSGIITDAVDLEAGDEGPVATQSVFAASFTTKSRVIKGTPVITVKPNSAAVEAAPAAGAVEALSVSFSEKAAGTKVTARTPRESTGRPELTEAAIVVSGGRGVNGAENFAIIEALADSLGAAVGASRAAVDAGWYPHTNQVGQTGKSVSPQLYIANGISGAIQHRAGMQTSKTIVAVNKDPEAPIFDLVDYGVVGDLFDVVPQLTEAIKARKG; from the coding sequence ATGGCTGAAGTCCTCGTCTACGTCGACCACGTGGACGGTGCCGTCCGCAAGCCCACCCTGGAGCTGCTGACGCTCGCCCGCCGCATCGGCGAGCCGGTCGCCCTCGCGCTGGGCGCCGGTGCCGAGAACACCGCCGCCGCGCTCGCCGAGCACGGCGCCGTCAAGGTCCTGACCCACGACGCGTCCGAGTACGCCGACTACCTGGTCGTTCCGAAGGTGGACGCGCTGCAGGCCGCCGTCGAGGCCGTCTCCCCGGCTGCCGTGCTGGTGCCGTCCTCCGCGGAGGGCAAGGAGATCGCCGCGCGCCTGGCGCTGCGCATCGGCTCCGGCATCATCACCGACGCCGTCGACCTGGAGGCCGGCGACGAGGGCCCGGTGGCCACCCAGTCGGTGTTCGCCGCGTCCTTCACCACCAAGTCCCGTGTCATCAAGGGCACCCCGGTCATCACCGTCAAGCCCAACAGCGCCGCCGTCGAGGCCGCTCCGGCCGCCGGTGCCGTCGAGGCCCTGTCCGTGTCGTTCTCGGAGAAGGCGGCCGGCACCAAGGTCACGGCCCGTACGCCGCGTGAGTCGACGGGCCGTCCGGAGCTGACCGAGGCCGCGATCGTGGTCTCCGGTGGCCGTGGCGTCAACGGCGCGGAGAACTTCGCGATCATCGAGGCGCTCGCCGACTCCCTCGGCGCGGCCGTCGGCGCGTCGCGTGCCGCGGTGGACGCGGGCTGGTACCCGCACACCAACCAGGTCGGCCAGACCGGCAAGTCCGTCTCGCCGCAGCTGTACATCGCCAACGGCATCTCCGGCGCCATCCAGCACCGTGCCGGTATGCAGACCTCGAAGACGATCGTGGCCGTCAACAAGGACCCCGAGGCCCCGATCTTCGACCTGGTCGACTACGGCGTCGTCGGCGACCTCTTCGACGTCGTCCCCCAGCTCACCGAGGCGATCAAGGCCCGCAAGGGCTGA
- a CDS encoding endonuclease/exonuclease/phosphatase family protein, with product MSDFGRLARRTGLRTVVAAAVAAPLVGSVRAAATLHEYRPLRVMTFNLRFASAVEPNSWAARRPVMRALLCGEAPHVIGTQEGVYQQLRDICLDLGPHYDWIGTGREHGSHDESMAVFFDRRRLAPAEYDHFWLSDTPEVIGSNTWGGAHVRMVTWVRFRDLQDDGREFYVLNTHLDNVSQYARTRGAALIAERAAGLDRKLPLMITGDFNAVAHKNPAYDTLLAAGLVDTWDAAAERGAAYGTFHDYKPLTPHGDRIDWILATPGVRIRRAWVSTFCVDGQFPSDHLPVQVTLSLE from the coding sequence ATGTCGGACTTCGGGAGACTGGCGCGTCGTACGGGACTGAGGACCGTGGTGGCGGCAGCGGTCGCCGCGCCTCTGGTCGGATCGGTACGGGCCGCGGCGACCCTGCACGAGTACCGCCCTCTGCGGGTGATGACATTCAACCTGCGTTTCGCGAGCGCCGTCGAACCCAACAGCTGGGCGGCCCGCCGACCGGTGATGAGGGCCCTCTTGTGCGGCGAGGCCCCTCATGTCATCGGCACCCAGGAGGGGGTCTACCAGCAACTGCGGGACATCTGCCTCGACCTCGGACCGCACTACGACTGGATCGGCACCGGCCGCGAACACGGCAGCCACGACGAGTCCATGGCGGTCTTCTTCGACAGGCGCCGCCTGGCCCCGGCGGAGTACGACCACTTCTGGCTGTCCGACACGCCCGAGGTGATCGGCTCGAACACCTGGGGCGGGGCCCACGTCCGCATGGTCACCTGGGTCCGCTTCCGCGACCTCCAGGACGACGGGCGGGAGTTCTACGTCCTCAACACCCACCTCGACAATGTCAGCCAGTACGCACGCACGCGTGGCGCCGCACTGATCGCCGAGCGGGCAGCCGGCCTCGACCGCAAGCTGCCGCTCATGATCACCGGGGACTTCAACGCCGTCGCTCACAAGAACCCGGCCTACGACACGCTGCTGGCTGCCGGGCTGGTCGACACCTGGGACGCGGCTGCCGAGCGCGGTGCCGCCTACGGGACCTTCCACGACTACAAACCGCTGACGCCGCACGGCGACCGCATCGACTGGATCCTGGCGACCCCGGGCGTCAGGATCCGCCGGGCCTGGGTCAGCACGTTCTGCGTGGACGGCCAGTTCCCCAGCGACCATCTGCCGGTGCAGGTGACGCTGAGCCTGGAATGA